TGCACGACCAGGGCACCGCCTGAGGCGGCGCGGCCGCAGCCGAGCGGGGTGGCTGGCCACACCACCGCTGAGGCGCTGTCCTCCTTCGCCAGCATCCCGCCCGGGCGGCACACTGGCTGACATGACCGGCCCCGATGGCGCGACCGTGCGCGTGCTCACGGTGGACGACCAGCGGCCCTTCCGGGTCGCGGCGGCCGCCGTGGTCCGCCGCGCGGCCGGCTTCGAGCTGGTCGGCGAGGCACCGTCGGGGGAGGAGGCGCTCCGCGCGGTCGGCGAGCTCGGCCCCGACCTGGTGCTGATGGACATCAACATGCCCGGCATGGGGGGCATCG
The sequence above is drawn from the Actinomycetes bacterium genome and encodes:
- a CDS encoding response regulator transcription factor yields the protein MTGPDGATVRVLTVDDQRPFRVAAAAVVRRAAGFELVGEAPSGEEALRAVGELGPDLVLMDINMPGMGGIEATRAITAGEHPPVVFLCSTYQARDLPADAQDSGAAAYIDKEELASDLLARLWAEHRPPDGAATASATTG